A stretch of DNA from Telopea speciosissima isolate NSW1024214 ecotype Mountain lineage chromosome 5, Tspe_v1, whole genome shotgun sequence:
TCGTTATTGATGGATTTATTTTCGATGAGAGTCAAGCCGCATTCTGTCAAAACTAATATTTGAAGCGTTGGACGATTAAAACTTTCTCAAAACGAACGGAATAATTTCTTTAGGAAATAATCATTTAGCAATTAAATTCTAGTTAAACCCTAAACTCTAGACTCTTTTGGAGCTTGTAGTGGTGAAGTGATAGTTAGAACTTTGGAAATGTACGGAATCACAATCTTTTGAACTCTCTGGATTTGTTTTTAATACGCTATATTCAATTTGGAGGGAGAGACGGAGATAAGGGAGTTTGATTTTATTCGTTTTTAGAAAAGTTGACTACCAGaccacagagaacttttctctctttttttattcagCCAGATTTACCTTTACTTCCTTTTGAATTTTCGAAATCTCCTCGCGGCATCTTAttttccgttttttttttttttgagttaatTTTCGTCATGGATTCATTATCTAATCTTGTGCTTTGTTGCTGAGCAGATCATCGTTGCCAGACGCGGGCAGTTCAAGGGGATGGTTGAGCTCGCTAGGAAGCGAGAGGGAGAGAAGTGGGAAAGAGCGAAAGGGATGGTCGATCACAGTCCACGACCTCTCTGGCTCTCCAGTGGCGGCAGCATCGATGGTGACACCATTCGTCGCATCACCGGGTTCGGACCGAGTTAGCCGAACCAACCCAGGGGCTTGGCTGATTCTTCGCCCTGGTGATGGTACCTGGAAGCCCTGGGGCCGTCTGGAGGCTTGGCGTGAGCGGGGCGGCAGCGATGGCCTTGGCTACCGCTTCGAGCTTCTCCCTGACACCAATGGTGGAATGAACACGGCAGGCATTGTGTTGGCCGAGTCTACGCTGAGTACCAACAAAGGTGGGAAATTCCTGATAGACATGAGTGCAAATGGGCGGTCCACACCATCTAGTAGCCCAACAAGCAGCGGTGATTTTGGATATGGTTTATGGCCGTATTGTATGTACAGAGGGTTCGTGATGTCGTCGAGAGTGGAAGGGGAAGGAAAATGCAGTAAACCCGCTGTGGAAGTGAGTGTGCAGCACGTGAGCTGCACTGAAGATGCGGCTGCGTTTGTGGCTTTGGCTGCTGCCATTGATCTCAGCATGGACGCTTGCAGGCTATTTTCTCAGAAACTAAGGAAGGAAATGTGCCAACAAAAGGATTTGATGGGCTAATTTGGATTAGGTTCTTCGTCGTCTTCTAATGTTTTTTCTTCCTTCGACTTCGTTTCTTTCCCTGTGTTTTTGTTAGTGGGGTTGGCCGTAAATTTTGTTTCGTCGCTACTAACCTAACAACAGTGTAGTGTGTAGTTgttttattttcctctttttcctgaTCTGAAACTGTACAGAAAGTATAGAGATTAGCGGTTTAATTTGCTgggtttttgtttcttctttattaGGATTGAGTGGGGAATGGATTGGCTGTGtattcttttgttcttcaattACACGGTCTTTTGACTTGGATCAATTAAAGTTACTAAAAGTGTTTGGCAGATAAATTGTAGAATATGAAGAATATGATCTCCTCTCCCCCTAACTACTTTATCCATGAAAGGGATTAAAGGTTCTTTTGAGGAGGAAGAAATTGAATAAGTTGTTATACAAATAAAGGGGACGGATGTTTGGTAACCGAAGTGTTTGCATGCGTGCACGCACGACGCACGACATGTAGCTGGATGATGTTACTTGTTTTATTGTCTTGGAGTTGTATTGGTTTAAGGGATAAATT
This window harbors:
- the LOC122662131 gene encoding uncharacterized protein LOC122662131 is translated as MDPCPFVRLLVGNLALKIPVASKPARSVIHPASSPCFCKIRLQNFPLQTSIVPLITLESQFPDGQAQTLAASFHLCKADLEKLATKSLFAAKPCLEIAIYTGRSGTTCGVTSGRLLGRITVPLDLEGTESRPCVFHNGWISIGKNAKGSSARLHLNVRAEPDPRFVFEFDGEPECSPQVFQIQGYIRQPVFSCKFSFRNSGDRNQRSRSSLPDAGSSRGWLSSLGSERERSGKERKGWSITVHDLSGSPVAAASMVTPFVASPGSDRVSRTNPGAWLILRPGDGTWKPWGRLEAWRERGGSDGLGYRFELLPDTNGGMNTAGIVLAESTLSTNKGGKFLIDMSANGRSTPSSSPTSSGDFGYGLWPYCMYRGFVMSSRVEGEGKCSKPAVEVSVQHVSCTEDAAAFVALAAAIDLSMDACRLFSQKLRKEMCQQKDLMG